From a single Canis lupus baileyi chromosome 14, mCanLup2.hap1, whole genome shotgun sequence genomic region:
- the TRMT12 gene encoding tRNA wybutosine-synthesizing protein 2 homolog isoform X2: MEGEAGKPAAVVAVVTEPRFTQRYREYLEKQQLLDRQHRLEKMPDGTVALPVLGEALPERHLQELRNRVAPGSTCRVTQLRDPVPSKKAQGGSPAQRLRLEVSRWVEGRGVTWSADLEADLPRSWQRHGNLLLLSEDCFQAKQWENLEPELWKTVASALGVHRVAKRGRVSPDGTRTPAVTLLLGDDGWVEHVDNGIRYKFDVTRCMFSFGNITEKLRVASLPCAGEVLVDLYAGIGYFTLPFLVHAGAAFVHASGARETMEDPNPAHPTGEILCSPRGSHRVGFGMPPLCSTWLKKVDPETQGSAFFSEHLLDWPGQEEASNGTKEKRLKGSGGSWSVCHLSPGMCTSAEGLFCEHQY, encoded by the exons ATGGAAGGGGAAGCTGGGAAGCCCGCGGCTGTTGTCGCGGTTGTGACTGAGCCTCGGTTTACCCAGCGATACAGAGAGTATCTCGAGAAACAGCAACTCCTAGATAGACAGCACCGTCTGGAAAAGATGCCGGATGGCACGGTGGCGCTGCCGGTGCTGGGCGAGGCGCTCCCTGAGCGGCACCTGCAGGAGCTGCGGAACCGTGTGGCTCCAGGCAGCACCTGTAGGGTAACGCAGCTCCGGGATCCTGTTCCCTCAAAGAAGGCCCAGGGTGGTTCGCCCGCCCAGAGGCTGCGTCTTGAAGTGAGTCGCTGGGTAGAGGGCCGGGGAGTGACGTGGTCCGCTGACTTGGAGGCTGATTTGCCCCGATCTTGGCAACGACACGGTAACCTCTTGTTGCTGAGCGAGGACTGTTTCCAAGCCAAGCAGTGGGAAAATCTGGAACCAGAACTCTGGAAGACTGTTGCGTCGGCACTTGGCGTCCATCGTGTGGCCAAACGAGGGCGGGTATCACCCGATGGCACTCGAACCCCAGCAGTGACTCTGCTGCTGGGCGACGATGGCTGGGTAGAGCATGTGGATAATGGGATCCGATATAAGTTTGACGTGACCCGGTGCATGTTCTCCTTCGGAAACATCACGGAGAAGCTTCGAGTGGCATCGCTGCCCTGTGCTGGAGAAGTGCTGGTGGATCTGTATGCGGGGATTGGTTATTTTACATTGCCCTTCCTAGTCCATGCTGGGGCTGCCTTCGTCCATGCCT CAGGTGCACGGGAAACCATGGAAGACCCAAATCCTGCACATCCAACCGGTGAAATCCTATGCTCCCCACGTGGATCACATCGTGTTGGATTTGGAATGCCGCCCCTGTGCTCTACATGGCTAAAGAAGGTGGATCCTGAGACACAAGGATCTGCAT TTTTCTCCGAGCACTTGCTGGATTGGCCTGGTCAGGAAGAGGCATCTAATGGAACCaaggaaaaaagactgaaaggatCAGGAGGCTCCTGGAGTGTTTGTCACCTCAGCCCAGGAATGTGCACAAGTGCTGAAGGCCTCTTTTGTGAGCATCAGTATTAG
- the TRMT12 gene encoding tRNA wybutosine-synthesizing protein 2 homolog isoform X1, translating into MEGEAGKPAAVVAVVTEPRFTQRYREYLEKQQLLDRQHRLEKMPDGTVALPVLGEALPERHLQELRNRVAPGSTCRVTQLRDPVPSKKAQGGSPAQRLRLEVSRWVEGRGVTWSADLEADLPRSWQRHGNLLLLSEDCFQAKQWENLEPELWKTVASALGVHRVAKRGRVSPDGTRTPAVTLLLGDDGWVEHVDNGIRYKFDVTRCMFSFGNITEKLRVASLPCAGEVLVDLYAGIGYFTLPFLVHAGAAFVHACEWNPHAVVALRKNLDINGVAHRCQIHFGDNRKLKLSNIADRVNLGLIPSSEEGWPIACQLLRRDAGGILHIHQNVESYPGKTLQPPGSSEMEKEHSSYPQQIVTNQWTNGATRDSRRKMPSAATKPEWQRWAESAETCIATLLQQVHGKPWKTQILHIQPVKSYAPHVDHIVLDLECRPCALHG; encoded by the coding sequence ATGGAAGGGGAAGCTGGGAAGCCCGCGGCTGTTGTCGCGGTTGTGACTGAGCCTCGGTTTACCCAGCGATACAGAGAGTATCTCGAGAAACAGCAACTCCTAGATAGACAGCACCGTCTGGAAAAGATGCCGGATGGCACGGTGGCGCTGCCGGTGCTGGGCGAGGCGCTCCCTGAGCGGCACCTGCAGGAGCTGCGGAACCGTGTGGCTCCAGGCAGCACCTGTAGGGTAACGCAGCTCCGGGATCCTGTTCCCTCAAAGAAGGCCCAGGGTGGTTCGCCCGCCCAGAGGCTGCGTCTTGAAGTGAGTCGCTGGGTAGAGGGCCGGGGAGTGACGTGGTCCGCTGACTTGGAGGCTGATTTGCCCCGATCTTGGCAACGACACGGTAACCTCTTGTTGCTGAGCGAGGACTGTTTCCAAGCCAAGCAGTGGGAAAATCTGGAACCAGAACTCTGGAAGACTGTTGCGTCGGCACTTGGCGTCCATCGTGTGGCCAAACGAGGGCGGGTATCACCCGATGGCACTCGAACCCCAGCAGTGACTCTGCTGCTGGGCGACGATGGCTGGGTAGAGCATGTGGATAATGGGATCCGATATAAGTTTGACGTGACCCGGTGCATGTTCTCCTTCGGAAACATCACGGAGAAGCTTCGAGTGGCATCGCTGCCCTGTGCTGGAGAAGTGCTGGTGGATCTGTATGCGGGGATTGGTTATTTTACATTGCCCTTCCTAGTCCATGCTGGGGCTGCCTTCGTCCATGCCTGTGAGTGGAATCCCCATGCGGTAGTTGCTCTGAGAAAGAACCTTGATATCAATGGAGTAGCACATCGGTGCCAGATACACTTTGGGGATAACAGAAAACTGAAGCTCTCAAACATTGCAGACAGGGTGAACCTGGGGCTGATTCCCAGCTCGGAAGAAGGCTGGCCCATTGCCTGCCAACTGCTAAGACGGGATGCGGGGGGCATTTTGCATATCCACCAAAATGTGGAATCTTACCCAGGGAAGACTCTCCAGCCTCCTGGAAGCAGTGAAATGGAAAAGGAGCATTCTTCTTATCCTCAGCAAATTGTCACCAACCAATGGACAAATGGCGCTACCAGGGATTCTAGGAGAAAAATGCCATCAGCAGCCACCAAACCAGAGTGGCAGAGGTGGGCAGAGTCTGCAGAAACTTGTATTGCCACCCTTCTTCAGCAGGTGCACGGGAAACCATGGAAGACCCAAATCCTGCACATCCAACCGGTGAAATCCTATGCTCCCCACGTGGATCACATCGTGTTGGATTTGGAATGCCGCCCCTGTGCTCTACATGGCTAA